From Salvia splendens isolate huo1 chromosome 3, SspV2, whole genome shotgun sequence, a single genomic window includes:
- the LOC121795976 gene encoding O-fucosyltransferase 1-like, with amino-acid sequence MRGRLGHRHQSKQSGVKGMFGRLSFAVIVLVICTVSLLSTVKSNTRSISRSEINVDALWDTAASGGWRPSSAPRSDWPPPPAETNGYLRVRCNGGLNQQRSAICNAVLAARIMNATLVLPELDANSFWHDDSGFHGVYDVEHFIKSLRYDVRIVESIPEVRKNGKTKKMKAFQIRPPRDASVSWYTTDALAKMKEHGAIYLTPFSHRLAEEIDNPEYQRLRCRVNYHALRFKPHIMELSNSIVNRLRAQGHFMAIHLRFEMDMLSFAGCFDIFSPEEQKVLKKYREENFAPKKLVYSERRAIGKCPLTPEEVGLILRSMGFDNSTRIYLAAGELFGGDRFMKPFRSLFPRLENHISLDTSGELGKNSRGLVGSAVDYMVCLLSDIFMPTYDGPSNFANNLLGHRLYYGFRTNIIPDRKALAPIFIEREKGHTAGFEESVRRAMQNTNFGGPHKRVQPESVYTNSWPECFCQMSAANPADRCPPDNVLDIQDSQLTTGGNDDQEESASSNSTSVVEK; translated from the exons ATGAGGGG CAGGCTGGGGCATAGGCACCAATCAAAGCAATCCGGAGTTAAGGGTATGTTTGGAAGGCTATCGTTTGCTGTAATCGTTCTGGTGATCTGTACTGTTTCGCTACTGTCCACTGTAAAGAGCAACACGCGATCTATCTCTCGATCCGAG ATTAACGTCGATGCACTTTGGGATACAGCTGCCTCTGGTGGATGGAGGCCATCATCTGCTCCGAGATCTGATTGGCCCC CTCCCCCAGCAGAAACTAATGGGTACCTACGAGTTCGTTGTAATGGTGGCCTCAATCAGCAAAGAAGTGCA ATCTGTAATGCTGTGCTAGCTGCTCGAATCATGAATGCTACTCTTGTACTTCCTGAACTGGACGCAAATTCCTTCTGGCATGATGACAG TGGTTTTCATGGTGTCTATGATGTCGAGCATTTTATCAAGTCGCTGAGATATGATGTACGAATAGTGGAAAGCATTCCCGAAGTCCGGAAAAATGGGAAGACTAAGAAGATGAAAGCTTTTCAG ATACGGCCTCCTAGAGATGCTTCAGTCAGTTGGTATACAACAGATGCTCTGGCAAAGATGAAAGAGCATGGTGCTATTTATCTTACACCGTTCTCACATCGCTTGGCAGAAGAGATTGATAACCCTGAGTACCAGCGCCTAAGATGCAGAGTTAATTATCATGCCTTACGGTTTAAGCCTCACATTATGGAGCTCAGCAACTCAATTGTGAATAGACTTCGTGCACAAGGTCATTTCATGGCCATACATCTTCGTTTTGAGATGGATATGCTGTCATTTGCTGG GTGTTTTGATATATTTTCTCCTGAAGAACAAAAGGTCCTGAAGAAATACAGGGAGGAAAATTTTGCGCCAAAAAAACTTGTTTATAGTGAGAGAAGGGCGATTGGAAAATGTCCTCTAACTCCTGAAGAG GTTGGTCTAATCTTGCGATCTATGGGTTTTGACAACTCGACCAGAATATACCTTGCAGCTGGTGAACTTTTTGGAGGTGACAGGTTTATGAAGCCTTTTCGGTCTTTGTTCCCTCGTCTTGAGAACCACATTTCGTTAGACACCAGTGGCGAACTGGGGAAGAATAGTCGTGGTTTGGTGGGCTCTGCTGTGGATTATATGGTCTGTCTGCTCTCAGACATTTTCATGCCAACATATGATGGGCCAAGCAACTTCGCAAATAATCTTCTTGGCCACCGCCTTTATTATGGTTTCCGTACAAACATAATACCTGATAGAAAAGCTCTTGCTCCTATCTTCATTGAGAGGGAGAAGGGGCACACAGCTGGTTTTGAAGAATCTGTTAGGCGCGCAATGCAAAACACGAACTTTGGCGGACCTCACAAGCGGGTCCAGCCTGAGTCCGTTTACACGAATTCATGGCCAGAGTGCTTTTGTCAGATGTCAGCAGCCAATCCGGCCGACAGATGTCCACCTGATAACGTCCTGGATATCCAGGACAGTCAGTTGACTACAGGAGGAAATGACGATCAAGAAGAATCTGCCTCATCAAACTCAACATCCGTCGTAGAGAAATAG
- the LOC121793566 gene encoding alkaline ceramidase-like: MADDVSSFWGPVTSTHEWCEPNYVYSSYIAEFFNTISIAPGILLALIGLVNSLRQHFEKRFCVLHISNMILSIGSMLYHATLQRLQQQGDETPMVWEMLLYIYILYSPDWHYRSTMPTFLFLYGALFAVAHSLVRFHIGFKVHYVLLCLLCVPRMYKYYILTEDRSAKRLAKLYVATLLVGSLCWLVDRLFCKDISRWYFNPQGHAMWHICMGFNSYFANAFLMYCRAQQRGWDPKVNYFLGIFAYVKIQKPKAQ; the protein is encoded by the exons ATGGCAGATGATGTGTCAAGTTTTTGGGGCCCTGTCACATCCACACATGAGTGGTGTGAGCCAAATTATGTCTACTCATCTTATATTGCAGAGTTTTTCAATACCATTTCTATTGCTCCAGGCATCCTTTTAGCACTCATTGGTCTTGTGAATTCATTGAGACAGCATTTTGAGAAGAGGTTCTGTGTACTTCATATATCAAATATGATACTTTCTATTGGCAGTATGCTATATCACGCCACATTACAGCGACT GCAACAGCAAGGTGACGAAACACCTATGGTGTGGGAAATGCTCCTTTATATTTACATCCTCTATTCACCTGATTGGCACTATCGGAGTACAATGCCCACTTTTTTGTTCCTCTATGGAGCACTATTTGCCGTTGCTCATTCTCTCGTTCGTTTTCACATTGGCTTCAAAGTGCACTATGTGCTGCTTTGTCTTCTTTGTGTTCCGAGGATGTACAAGTATTATATCCTCACAGAAGACAGATCAGCCAAGCGACTTGCAAAGTTGTATGTTGCCACCCTTCTTGTTGGGAGTCTCTGCTGGCTAGTTGACCGTCTGTTTTGCAAGGACATTTCTCGTTGGTACTTCAATCCCCAGGGCCATGCAATGTGGCATATATGCATGGGGTTCAACTCATACTTTGCCAATGCATTCTTGATGTACTGCCGTGCTCAGCAACGGGGATGGGATCCAAAAGTCAACTATTTCTTGGGAATTTTCGCATATGTGAAGATTCAGAAACCAAAGGCTCAATAG
- the LOC121793553 gene encoding stress response protein NST1-like, translating to MSLSRHLLRRASSESTVFRHYSTAPTTTTAPGSSLAHHQQHEFDPPSSYINSWKPPRNPKEANRQLALLRRDYDRKMKEIRKDYINEMELQRIEKLRKDTARKEALRIANEERRLAKDAKKKAEAIERQAAEEEFRQMLMKERAEKLEYWRMREKKIEEQKKEKKELLRRQSSKWIDEHNLVKTAVNAVFDNVPLPYPK from the exons ATGTCGCTCTCTCGTCACCTGCTCCGGCGAGCCTCCTCCGAATCCACCGTCTTCCGTCACTACTCCACCGCCCCGACAACCACCACCGCACCTGGATCCTCACTCGCACACCACCAACAGCACGAATTCGACCCTCCAAGCTCCTACATAAACTCCTGGAAGCCGCCGCGAAACCCCAAGGAAGCCAACAGGCAACTGGCATTGCTCCGACGCGATTACGACCGAAAAATGAAAGAAATCCGCAAGGACTATATCAATGAAATGGAGCTGCAGAGAATCGAGAAATTACGGAAGGATACGGCGAGAAAAGAGGCGCTGCGGATCGCCAACGAAGAGAGGAGACTAGCCAAGGATGCGAAGAAGAAGGCGGAGGCCATCGAGAGACAGGCTGCTGAAGAAGAGTTCCGGCAGATGTTG ATGAAAGAAAGAGCAGAGAAGCTTGAATACTGGAGaatgagagagaagaagattgaggagcaaaagaaagagaagaaagagCTTTTGCGTAGGCAAAGTTCAAAGTGGATTGACGAACACAATCTAGTGAAGACAGCAGTGAATGCTGTGTTTGACAATGTTCCACTCCCATATCCCAAGTAG
- the LOC121795975 gene encoding abscisic acid and environmental stress-inducible protein-like: MASKVIASISLCLVLLLFISSQLPADSVSLTPQDGVNDAKYGGGGGGGGGGGGGGYGGGYGHGYGGGYGHGGGGNCHYGCCRCCTYAGEKAYALPHAKP; encoded by the exons ATGGCTTCCAAAGTGATTGCTTCCATAAGTTTATGCTTAGTCCTGCTTCTTTTCATTTCCTCGCAACTGCCCGCTGACTCCGTTAGCCTCACGCCTC AGGATGGAGTTAATGATGCCAAAtacggaggtggtggtggtggcggaggtggaggcggaggcggtggcTATGGAGGCGGATACGGACACGGCTATGGGGGCGGATACGGACATGGTGGTGGTGGGAACTGCCATTATGGTTGTTGTCGTTGCTGCACTTATGCCGGTGAGAAGGCATATGCTCTACCCCATGCAAAGCCATAA
- the LOC121795974 gene encoding actin-related protein 2/3 complex subunit 4-like, whose amino-acid sequence MLHFYLDKKLSYKFIRKIKIPHYSCPFSDRPIMANSLRLYLTCIRNTLDAALCLQNFPCQEVERHNKPEVELKTSPELLLNPILICRNEAEKCLIETSINSLRISLKVKQADELENILTKKFLRFLSMRAEAFQVLRRKPVQGYDISFLITNYHCEDMQKQKLIEFIVQFMEDIDKEISELKLSVNTRGRLVATEFLKQFI is encoded by the exons atgttgCACTTTTACTTGGATAAAAAATTATCTTACAAATTCATCCGAAAAATCAAGATCCCTCACTACTCCTGCCCTTTTTCTGATCGACCGATTATG GCGAACTCATTGAGATTGTACCTAACATGCATTCGGAACACTCTAGACGCTGCCCTGTGCTTGCAG AATTTTCCCTGTCAAGAAGTGGAAAGGCACAATAAGCCAGAAGTTGAACTCAA GACCAGTCCAGAGCTTCTACTGAATCCA ATTCTGATATGTagaaatgaagctgagaaatgTTTGATAGAAACATCTATAAATTCCTTACGCATTAGCCTTAAG GTTAAGCAGGCAGATGAACTTGAGAATATACTGACAAAGAAGTTTCTTAGATTTTTGTCCATGAGAGCAGAAGCATTTCAAGTTTTAAGAAGAAAACCGGTGCAG GGGTATGACATCAGTTTTCTCATCACCAATTATCACTGCGAGGACATGCAGAAGCAGAAACTGATAGAATTTATAGTTCAGTTCATGGAG GACATCGATAAAGAGATTAGTGAGCTGAAATTGTCTGTGAATACACGAGGGAGACTCGTTGCTACAGAGTTCCTGAAGCAATTCATCTGA